A single window of Deinococcus misasensis DSM 22328 DNA harbors:
- a CDS encoding carbohydrate ABC transporter permease, with the protein MTNTAAKTSGTSRRGVQAARAQTAFLFLIPALVAIALVAGYPLYKTFFFSFTESNISDPSSAKWIGLGNYWFTTEDGVALGLLQDPKWWAAVWNTLKFTVVSVGLETVLGLIIALVINAKFKGRTFMRTAMLVPWAIPTVVSAQMWAFMYNDSFGLLGTQFGAVLADTNSAVWAIVAVDVWKTTPFMALMLMAGLSIIPNDLYEAADVDGASKWTQFWKITLPLLKPALMVALVFRTLDALRVFDVMYVMMGPNKAAEASMTAYARLNLIDNQLLGYGSAASVFIFLLIMVFTVIYVTTLRVRFD; encoded by the coding sequence ATGACGAACACCGCAGCAAAGACCTCGGGCACCTCCCGTCGGGGGGTGCAGGCCGCCCGTGCCCAGACCGCGTTTCTGTTCCTGATTCCGGCACTGGTGGCCATCGCACTGGTGGCAGGATATCCTCTTTACAAAACCTTCTTTTTCAGTTTCACCGAGTCCAACATCTCTGATCCCTCCAGCGCCAAATGGATTGGTCTGGGCAACTACTGGTTCACCACCGAAGATGGTGTGGCCCTCGGGTTGCTGCAAGATCCCAAATGGTGGGCTGCCGTCTGGAACACCCTGAAATTCACCGTGGTTTCGGTGGGGCTCGAAACGGTGCTGGGCCTGATCATCGCTCTGGTGATCAATGCCAAATTCAAGGGGCGCACTTTCATGCGGACCGCCATGCTGGTGCCCTGGGCCATCCCCACTGTGGTTTCTGCACAGATGTGGGCGTTCATGTACAACGATTCTTTCGGTTTGCTCGGCACCCAATTTGGAGCTGTTCTGGCAGACACCAATTCTGCTGTCTGGGCGATCGTGGCCGTGGATGTCTGGAAAACCACCCCTTTCATGGCCCTGATGTTGATGGCTGGTCTTTCGATCATTCCAAATGACCTTTACGAGGCGGCAGATGTGGACGGCGCCAGCAAGTGGACCCAGTTCTGGAAAATCACTTTGCCTCTCTTGAAACCTGCATTGATGGTGGCTCTGGTGTTCCGCACCCTCGATGCCCTGCGTGTCTTCGACGTGATGTACGTCATGATGGGACCCAACAAAGCCGCCGAAGCTTCCATGACCGCCTATGCACGCCTCAACCTGATCGACAACCAGCTTCTCGGGTATGGCAGCGCAGCTTCGGTGTTCATTTTCCTGTTGATCATGGTGTTCACCGTGATTTATGTGACCACCCTGCGTGTGCGTTTCGATTGA
- the cysE gene encoding serine O-acetyltransferase, protein MATLLQNPVQATSVWTELQHAAQQLSEKEPVLRTLLHQVIQTPETLQEGLSVLLARKLGTLDVPFDVLKPEFQAVLSDAQVLEGVLADLLAIRQRDPAVKDLLTPFLFFKGFHALQAHRIAHTFWNAGRQAVALFVQSQVSLQFAIDIHPAAQLGKGILMDHGTGIVIGETAVVEDNVSMLHNVTLGGTGKECCDRHPKIRSGVLIGAGATILGNIEIGRDAKIAAGSVVVKPVHAHTTVAGVPAKVVARNVKFTPALQMDHEFDIHI, encoded by the coding sequence GTGGCAACCCTTCTTCAAAACCCCGTTCAGGCCACTTCAGTGTGGACGGAACTTCAACATGCCGCACAGCAGCTTTCTGAAAAGGAACCCGTGCTCAGGACGTTGCTGCATCAGGTGATCCAAACACCTGAAACCCTTCAGGAAGGGCTCAGTGTGCTTCTGGCCCGCAAGCTTGGCACTCTGGATGTCCCTTTTGATGTCCTGAAGCCCGAGTTTCAGGCGGTGCTCTCTGATGCACAGGTGCTGGAAGGGGTGCTGGCAGACCTGCTGGCCATCCGCCAGAGGGACCCTGCCGTGAAAGACCTGCTGACCCCTTTTCTGTTCTTCAAAGGGTTTCATGCCCTGCAAGCCCACCGCATTGCCCACACCTTTTGGAATGCAGGAAGGCAAGCTGTTGCGCTTTTTGTGCAAAGTCAGGTTTCTTTGCAGTTCGCCATTGACATCCATCCTGCAGCCCAACTCGGGAAGGGCATTTTGATGGACCACGGCACAGGCATCGTGATTGGCGAAACCGCTGTGGTGGAGGACAACGTTTCCATGCTCCACAACGTCACCCTTGGCGGAACGGGCAAAGAGTGCTGTGACCGCCACCCCAAGATCCGCTCGGGTGTACTCATCGGTGCAGGTGCCACCATTCTGGGCAACATCGAAATTGGCAGAGACGCCAAAATCGCTGCGGGCAGTGTGGTGGTCAAACCCGTGCATGCGCACACCACCGTGGCCGGGGTGCCTGCCAAAGTGGTGGCCCGCAATGTGAAATTCACCCCTGCCCTGCAGATGGACCATGAATTTGACATCCACATCTGA
- the cysK gene encoding cysteine synthase A, giving the protein MNIYDDNSLTIGHTPLVRLKRIGNGNIYAKLEARNPAGSVKCRIGANMIWDAEEREILKPGMTLVEPTSGNTGIGLAFVAAARGYPIILTMPASMSLERRKVLKALGAELVLTEPPKGMKGAIAKAQEIVDSNPEKYLLLQQFENPANPAIHEKTTGPEIWDDTEGKIDVFVGGVGTGGTITGVSRYIKKTQGKAITTVAVEPVNSPIITQTLNGEEPKPSPHKIQGIGAGFIPKNLDLSLVDRVETVTDQEAIDMARRLMQQEGIMCGISCGAAVAAAVRVSEQPEFQDKMIVVVLPDSGERYLSSILFDGIFTDQELVQ; this is encoded by the coding sequence GTGAACATTTACGACGACAATTCGCTGACCATCGGGCACACCCCTCTGGTGCGCCTCAAACGCATTGGCAATGGAAACATTTATGCCAAGCTGGAAGCCCGCAACCCTGCTGGAAGTGTGAAGTGCCGCATTGGTGCCAACATGATCTGGGATGCCGAGGAACGTGAGATCCTGAAGCCCGGCATGACCCTTGTGGAGCCCACCAGTGGCAACACCGGCATCGGTCTTGCCTTTGTGGCCGCTGCCAGAGGTTACCCCATCATCCTGACCATGCCTGCCAGCATGAGCCTTGAGCGCCGCAAGGTCCTCAAAGCTCTGGGTGCCGAACTGGTGCTCACCGAGCCTCCCAAGGGCATGAAAGGGGCCATTGCCAAAGCACAGGAAATCGTGGACAGCAATCCCGAGAAATACCTGCTGCTGCAGCAGTTCGAGAACCCCGCCAACCCTGCCATCCACGAAAAAACCACCGGTCCTGAAATCTGGGACGACACCGAAGGCAAAATCGATGTTTTTGTGGGTGGCGTGGGCACCGGAGGAACCATCACCGGGGTCAGCCGTTACATCAAGAAAACCCAGGGCAAAGCCATCACCACGGTTGCCGTTGAGCCAGTCAACAGCCCCATCATCACCCAGACCCTGAACGGAGAAGAACCCAAACCCAGCCCCCACAAAATTCAGGGGATTGGTGCAGGCTTCATCCCCAAAAACCTTGATCTCAGTCTGGTGGACCGTGTGGAAACCGTGACCGATCAGGAAGCCATCGACATGGCCCGTCGCCTGATGCAACAAGAAGGCATCATGTGCGGCATTTCCTGTGGTGCTGCTGTGGCTGCTGCTGTGCGTGTCTCTGAGCAACCCGAGTTCCAGGACAAGATGATTGTGGTGGTGCTCCCTGACTCTGGAGAGCGTTACCTGTCCAGCATCCTGTTCGATGGCATCTTCACCGATCAAGAACTGGTTCAATAA